From Paenibacillus sp. PK3_47, the proteins below share one genomic window:
- a CDS encoding MATE family efflux transporter — MEQAKKEFNLMKLTWPIFLELFLFMLMGSVDTFMISSVSDDAVSGVGAANQIIAMAILILSVIGNGAAIVVSQYLGSKKPQEAANVTGNAITLNLVVGIVLSAILLLFGGTLLSALNIQGDILVHAKVYLHIVGGGIFLQALLNALATTIRTHGFTKQTMLVSLLMNIIHVVGNYLLIYGHFGLPALGVQGAAISTVASRLICLVLFFLLLYRIMDVRVKWSYYTVLSKKYVMQILKIGIPSAFESITYQSCQLVFTLYITYLGAEAMATRQYALNISNYIYLFSMAVSMGTSIIVGHLVGARRPEEAYSRVFSSAKWALMITVVINIIVILFRVPLFGLFTDNESIILMGAQVILLSFFLETGRTCNLVIINSLRASGDAKFPVYMGLISMVCLSLPLGYFLVFTLDLGLAGVWLASAFDEWLRAVIMYFRWKSRAWEKHGLIQHDTELQPVPSPAAAH, encoded by the coding sequence ATGGAGCAAGCGAAAAAAGAATTCAATTTGATGAAGCTCACCTGGCCGATATTCCTTGAGCTTTTTCTGTTCATGCTGATGGGCAGCGTGGATACCTTTATGATCAGTTCGGTCTCCGATGATGCGGTATCCGGCGTAGGTGCAGCCAATCAGATTATTGCCATGGCCATTCTCATTCTGAGCGTAATCGGCAATGGCGCGGCCATTGTTGTGTCCCAATATCTCGGCTCCAAAAAACCTCAGGAAGCAGCCAACGTAACCGGTAACGCCATAACGCTGAACCTGGTCGTCGGTATCGTTCTGAGTGCTATTCTGCTGCTGTTCGGCGGAACGCTGCTGAGTGCCCTTAATATACAAGGCGATATCCTTGTCCATGCCAAGGTGTATCTGCATATTGTCGGCGGCGGGATTTTCCTGCAGGCCCTGCTCAACGCTCTGGCCACAACAATCCGTACACACGGCTTCACCAAACAGACCATGCTGGTCTCCCTGCTGATGAATATCATTCATGTGGTCGGCAACTACCTGCTCATTTACGGACACTTCGGTTTGCCTGCTCTTGGTGTACAAGGGGCAGCTATTTCTACCGTAGCCAGCCGGCTCATCTGTCTCGTCCTGTTCTTCCTGCTGCTCTACAGAATTATGGACGTCCGGGTCAAATGGTCCTACTACACCGTCCTGTCCAAAAAATACGTGATGCAAATTCTCAAAATCGGAATTCCTTCCGCCTTTGAATCGATTACTTATCAATCCTGCCAGCTGGTATTTACACTGTACATCACTTATTTGGGTGCTGAAGCGATGGCCACCCGGCAGTATGCGCTTAATATCTCAAATTATATTTACCTGTTCAGCATGGCGGTATCCATGGGAACTTCGATCATCGTCGGCCATCTTGTCGGGGCAAGACGGCCGGAGGAAGCCTACAGCCGGGTATTCTCCAGTGCAAAATGGGCGCTGATGATCACAGTAGTCATCAACATTATTGTTATCCTCTTCCGTGTTCCCCTATTCGGGCTTTTCACGGACAACGAGAGCATCATTCTGATGGGCGCGCAGGTCATTCTGCTCAGCTTCTTCCTCGAAACAGGCCGTACCTGTAACCTGGTTATCATCAATTCGCTCCGGGCTTCAGGGGATGCCAAATTTCCGGTCTATATGGGCCTGATCTCCATGGTGTGCTTAAGCCTGCCGCTCGGTTATTTCCTGGTGTTTACCCTTGACCTGGGCCTCGCCGGCGTATGGCTGGCTTCCGCCTTTGACGAATGGCTCAGAGCGGTCATTATGTACTTCCGCTGGAAGAGCAGAGCCTGGGAGAAGCACGGCCTGATCCAGCACGATACAGAGCTGCAGCCGGTCCCCTCCCCTGCCGCAGCACACTAA
- a CDS encoding cold-shock protein: MYFRKKALEDLPEENTAIWSCTKEGCTGWMRDNFAFQYAPTCWQCSSAMTRSMKILPMLVNTNHEMKEMKKGITIT, translated from the coding sequence ATGTATTTTCGTAAAAAAGCACTGGAGGATCTCCCGGAGGAGAATACCGCCATTTGGTCCTGCACCAAAGAGGGCTGTACCGGATGGATGCGTGATAATTTCGCCTTTCAGTATGCGCCTACCTGCTGGCAGTGCAGCTCTGCCATGACCAGAAGTATGAAGATTCTGCCTATGCTGGTGAATACGAATCATGAAATGAAGGAAATGAAGAAAGGGATTACGATCACGTAG
- a CDS encoding cold-shock protein: MQTGTVKWFNADKGFGFIEVEGGSDVFVHFSAITGDGFKTLDEGQRVEFNVTQGARGPQAENVVKL, translated from the coding sequence ATGCAAACAGGTACAGTTAAATGGTTCAACGCAGACAAAGGTTTCGGTTTTATCGAGGTTGAAGGCGGAAGCGACGTATTCGTACACTTCTCCGCAATCACTGGCGACGGCTTCAAGACTTTGGACGAAGGCCAACGCGTAGAGTTCAACGTAACTCAAGGCGCTCGTGGACCACAAGCCGAAAACGTTGTAAAACTGTAA
- a CDS encoding MBL fold metallo-hydrolase — protein MALIIIAGTILALIAAAYSVMTLYPAFGARTSRPERMVISRSHQFQQGKFVYPYPVGKEASPGGGLSILRDFIKGNPRSRPERLLEPQPLQPCSIQQGTATRATWFGHSAVLLEMEGVTLFLDPMLGRAPSPFPFIGGKRYSRQLPAGVADLPHIDAVLLSHDHYDHLDYGTIKQLQHKTSMFIVPLGVGAHLKRWGVPRECIREFDWWDELVFSGLTLTCAPARHFSGRSLLDRNTTLWCSWILQGKQANVFFSGDSGYGPHFAEIGRKYGPFDLTLMECGQYDRRWADIHMMPEQTAQAQTDLQGKLMIPIHWGAFTLAMHDWTDPVERVLKAAQQHGLRIATPRIGETVVVGAAEAPSLHWWK, from the coding sequence ATGGCTCTTATTATTATAGCGGGGACAATATTGGCGCTGATTGCTGCCGCCTATTCAGTGATGACATTATACCCCGCGTTCGGCGCCCGGACCTCTAGGCCGGAACGGATGGTCATCAGCCGCTCGCACCAATTTCAGCAGGGGAAGTTTGTCTACCCGTATCCGGTCGGGAAGGAGGCCAGCCCCGGAGGCGGATTGTCCATTCTCAGAGATTTCATCAAAGGCAACCCGCGCTCCCGGCCGGAGAGACTGCTGGAGCCCCAGCCGCTGCAACCTTGTTCCATCCAGCAAGGCACAGCCACCAGGGCCACCTGGTTCGGACATTCAGCAGTGCTGCTGGAAATGGAGGGCGTAACCCTCTTTCTGGATCCGATGCTGGGACGTGCGCCATCGCCTTTCCCGTTCATTGGAGGCAAGCGCTACAGCAGGCAGCTGCCGGCTGGGGTAGCTGACCTTCCGCATATAGATGCTGTTCTGCTCTCGCATGATCATTATGACCACCTTGATTACGGAACGATCAAGCAGCTGCAGCATAAGACGTCAATGTTCATCGTGCCGCTTGGTGTCGGAGCACATCTGAAGCGGTGGGGTGTACCCAGGGAATGCATCCGGGAGTTTGACTGGTGGGATGAGCTTGTCTTTTCCGGGTTGACCCTCACCTGTGCCCCGGCCCGGCACTTCTCCGGGCGGAGCCTGCTGGACCGCAACACTACGCTGTGGTGCTCCTGGATACTGCAGGGCAAGCAGGCTAACGTCTTTTTCAGCGGAGACAGCGGATACGGGCCTCACTTTGCAGAGATTGGCCGGAAATACGGGCCTTTTGATCTGACCTTGATGGAATGCGGACAATATGACCGGCGCTGGGCGGATATTCATATGATGCCGGAACAGACGGCGCAGGCCCAGACCGATCTGCAGGGGAAGCTGATGATCCCGATCCATTGGGGAGCTTTCACGCTTGCCATGCATGACTGGACTGATCCTGTAGAGCGGGTACTGAAGGCGGCACAGCAGCACGGATTGAGAATTGCCACACCAAGAATCGGTGAAACTGTCGTTGTAGGCGCGGCAGAGGCCCCGTCTTTGCATTGGTGGAAATGA
- a CDS encoding HAD family hydrolase, protein MYRTYIFDLYGTLIDIETDEESPEVWNRLGFHFGYHGMNIAGAELKERFLAERDSQLAAAARSCQFPDFVMEEVFRAVARDLGGNPADAWLQETVRWLRTLSMIHISLYDGVKEILQRLRSDGKKVFLLSNGQKTFVEAELRMLGILHLFDGAAISSEAGVCKPDPLFYRYLTETYGAELRSAVMIGNDPRTDMAGAEAVGIDSCYIQTASSPRGIPVKSAFQILDGNLRSIPGWDR, encoded by the coding sequence ATGTACAGAACTTATATCTTTGATTTATACGGCACACTGATTGATATTGAGACAGATGAGGAGTCTCCGGAGGTATGGAACCGGCTGGGCTTTCATTTCGGTTATCATGGCATGAACATTGCAGGCGCTGAGCTGAAGGAACGGTTTTTGGCCGAGCGCGACAGCCAGCTGGCTGCAGCCGCCCGGAGCTGCCAGTTTCCCGATTTTGTCATGGAGGAGGTCTTCCGGGCGGTCGCCCGTGATTTGGGAGGTAATCCAGCCGACGCCTGGCTGCAGGAAACGGTGAGATGGCTGCGCACGCTATCGATGATCCATATCTCCCTCTATGACGGGGTCAAGGAGATTTTACAGCGTCTGCGCTCTGACGGTAAGAAGGTCTTTCTGCTCTCCAACGGGCAGAAGACTTTTGTCGAGGCAGAGCTACGTATGCTGGGCATCCTGCATCTGTTCGACGGTGCAGCTATTTCCTCGGAGGCTGGTGTTTGTAAGCCCGACCCCTTATTTTACCGTTATTTAACCGAAACTTACGGTGCGGAGCTCCGTTCTGCCGTGATGATAGGCAACGACCCGCGGACCGATATGGCAGGGGCCGAAGCGGTAGGGATTGATTCCTGTTATATTCAGACGGCTTCGTCGCCCCGCGGGATTCCGGTGAAGAGTGCATTTCAGATTCTGGACGGCAATCTGCGCAGCATACCCGGCTGGGACCGGTAG
- a CDS encoding DUF2339 domain-containing protein, producing MEQFRDRLKAVQEQQDVLLKEYKALITEYENSDLVHENEVLKKQYEENKAALAELNSQAAKLRRENSELRTALAEQILDEKLGILRVSREKLQTYFASQSRRYLDRLTSFEQETKQRIERMYKAAEHELGKDRTEFTYMLDELKSRLDERILMRRKALGESHKLQSDVMQGRMDDFAAEGVSEETMQRRRKQNVIEMKIGLNWINRLAILLLILAVGAGFRYTYLTWFNGYMKGAAFFLLGLLMLGGGEWLFRRGRGAFALGVLGGGISVLYGSVFYSYFLLEIIGLYTGLALSILVTAAAVLLSLRYESRTICSLGLAGGYLPLFSYIGAFGLEGAAVYVAMGYLFLLNLLILLISLSKRWIVVNYISFFFNVPSMLLLIIFSGSTAASMFYVVLTFAMYLGITLWYPFKFRSKLSWWDFSLLGCNTVISCVTLYILFLDAGLDDYKGALALAFCLMYLGLGRFVQKQMPQEKESRLLFYCTSLTFAVLLVPFQLGAAWWSIGWLTEAVLLTVYGLRYRFKGVERAGWGILMLCLGSFFIIDVPLQAAVRNALIGDINPYFDLKYTFITAGMLLVAVVYAVRHSREETLLRSTPYEVKLAVGFKYAALLNFYAYIVYEALTLYDLYVPENLRHFAFYKLLLTALLTVGLAYALPKVTVLYDKIVGYMVLLLRVTGYVICISITMGMPALRPEFADNTAADYLALGMLILFNVFVWFSGGGLLRTTIQRYYRNMELYPVIMGVYLLCSVTASMGVQLQLSDGGLAYSLMYLLLAALFIMYGFRYRYIYIRRFGLLLSLFATGKLLLYDLSLLGLGSKIIAYFTFGICLLGISYLYQKVSNRMEEAYAKEEQEPGEKGI from the coding sequence ATGGAGCAGTTCAGGGATCGGCTGAAAGCGGTACAGGAGCAGCAGGATGTGCTGCTTAAAGAGTACAAAGCCTTGATCACAGAATATGAGAACAGCGATTTGGTACATGAGAACGAAGTGCTGAAGAAGCAGTATGAAGAGAATAAAGCGGCTCTGGCTGAGCTGAACAGCCAGGCGGCGAAGCTGCGCCGCGAAAATTCGGAGCTGCGGACTGCGCTTGCGGAGCAGATTCTGGATGAAAAGCTGGGTATTCTGCGGGTATCGCGGGAGAAGCTCCAGACTTATTTTGCATCACAAAGCCGCCGCTATCTGGACCGTCTGACATCTTTTGAACAGGAAACAAAGCAGCGTATCGAGAGAATGTACAAGGCGGCCGAGCATGAGCTGGGTAAAGACCGGACGGAATTCACTTACATGCTGGATGAGCTGAAGAGCAGGCTGGATGAGCGGATTTTAATGCGCAGAAAAGCACTGGGTGAATCCCATAAGCTGCAGAGTGATGTCATGCAGGGCCGGATGGATGATTTTGCTGCTGAAGGGGTCAGTGAGGAGACGATGCAGCGCCGCCGCAAGCAGAACGTGATTGAAATGAAAATCGGGCTGAACTGGATTAACCGTCTGGCCATTCTGCTGTTAATTCTGGCTGTGGGTGCGGGCTTCAGGTACACCTATTTAACCTGGTTCAACGGATATATGAAGGGCGCAGCCTTTTTCCTGCTCGGATTATTGATGCTGGGCGGAGGCGAGTGGCTGTTCCGCAGGGGAAGAGGGGCGTTTGCGCTTGGCGTGCTGGGCGGAGGGATTTCTGTTCTGTACGGCTCCGTGTTCTACAGTTACTTTTTGCTGGAGATTATCGGGCTTTATACGGGGCTTGCCCTCTCGATACTAGTTACCGCTGCAGCCGTGCTGCTGTCACTGAGGTATGAATCACGGACGATCTGCTCACTGGGCCTTGCCGGCGGGTATCTGCCGTTATTCTCATACATAGGCGCATTTGGTCTTGAGGGTGCAGCCGTATATGTAGCTATGGGTTATTTATTCCTGCTTAATCTATTAATTCTGCTGATCTCACTGAGCAAGCGCTGGATTGTTGTCAATTACATCAGCTTTTTCTTCAATGTGCCTTCGATGCTGCTGCTGATTATTTTCTCGGGGAGCACCGCTGCCAGCATGTTCTATGTAGTGCTGACCTTTGCCATGTACCTTGGCATTACACTCTGGTACCCGTTCAAATTCCGCAGCAAGCTGTCCTGGTGGGATTTCTCCCTGCTGGGCTGCAATACGGTGATCAGCTGTGTAACCCTGTACATTCTGTTTCTGGATGCGGGGCTTGATGATTACAAAGGTGCGCTCGCGCTCGCTTTCTGCCTGATGTACCTGGGCCTCGGCCGGTTCGTTCAAAAGCAGATGCCGCAGGAAAAAGAAAGCCGGCTGCTGTTCTACTGCACCTCGCTGACCTTTGCCGTATTGCTGGTTCCGTTCCAGCTGGGAGCGGCCTGGTGGTCCATCGGCTGGCTGACCGAGGCGGTCTTGCTGACGGTGTACGGCCTGCGTTACCGCTTCAAGGGTGTGGAAAGAGCCGGCTGGGGAATTTTGATGTTATGCCTGGGGTCATTTTTCATCATCGATGTTCCACTGCAGGCGGCGGTGCGCAACGCTTTGATTGGTGACATCAATCCTTATTTTGACCTGAAATACACGTTTATAACGGCCGGGATGCTCCTTGTCGCTGTTGTCTATGCGGTCCGCCATTCCAGGGAGGAGACGCTGCTCCGCAGTACACCTTATGAGGTGAAACTGGCGGTAGGGTTCAAATATGCGGCGCTGCTGAATTTCTATGCTTATATTGTGTATGAAGCTTTAACTCTATATGACCTGTACGTGCCGGAGAATCTGCGTCACTTCGCTTTCTACAAGCTGCTGCTGACCGCGCTGCTTACTGTAGGTCTGGCTTATGCATTGCCAAAGGTCACGGTCCTATACGACAAAATAGTCGGTTACATGGTACTGCTGCTGCGGGTGACCGGTTATGTCATTTGTATCAGCATCACGATGGGCATGCCTGCCCTGCGGCCGGAGTTCGCTGACAATACAGCGGCCGATTATCTGGCACTCGGGATGCTGATTCTATTCAATGTGTTCGTCTGGTTCAGCGGCGGAGGGCTGCTTCGCACAACTATCCAGCGCTACTACCGCAATATGGAGCTGTATCCGGTTATCATGGGGGTATACCTGTTATGCAGTGTTACGGCTTCCATGGGTGTGCAGCTGCAGCTCAGCGACGGCGGCCTGGCTTACAGCCTGATGTATCTGCTGCTGGCGGCGCTGTTCATTATGTATGGCTTCCGCTACAGATATATCTATATCCGGCGCTTCGGTCTTCTGCTGTCCCTGTTTGCGACAGGCAAGCTGCTGCTCTATGATCTCAGCCTGCTGGGTCTCGGCAGCAAGATTATCGCCTACTTTACATTCGGTATCTGCCTGCTGGGGATTTCATATCTGTATCAGAAGGTATCGAACAGAATGGAAGAGGCTTATGCCAAGGAAGAACAAGAGCCTGGAGAGAAAGGAATATAA
- a CDS encoding copper amine oxidase N-terminal domain-containing protein encodes MNKSLKTSAALLTLSLALTTGAVSAAPFITTLPATKAPQAAAANQTFSIEVNGTAIAEHGFQTAGAKEPLIPLRSVAEALGFTITWNPKTKAVDLSKGTTFTTVKSGEDRYAVNKMNKSLGTVPVTKADKLFVPVSFVSEVLNQNISVEGQQIMVSSAVEHQNETGVITAINQDKKYPSVQIKGTGTAGLVLNLGEDTVIAAADGTKLDIADLQIGMTIEAEHANFATLSLPPQTPAYAITVQDSKLQKDTLGTQGIVEEVLTSEDGSLSIRIKGTGLTDTSQSEVVLRINADTAIVNESGEAVSGSSLVQGAQVIGFYSPVLTRSLPPIGTALKVVVETVQQ; translated from the coding sequence ATGAACAAATCACTCAAAACAAGCGCAGCCCTTCTGACCTTATCACTGGCCCTTACCACTGGTGCCGTATCTGCCGCACCGTTCATTACCACGCTGCCGGCCACCAAAGCACCGCAGGCTGCCGCAGCCAATCAGACTTTTTCCATTGAGGTCAACGGAACCGCCATCGCTGAGCACGGCTTCCAGACTGCCGGAGCCAAAGAGCCTCTGATTCCTTTGCGTTCGGTTGCTGAGGCACTCGGATTCACGATCACCTGGAATCCTAAGACCAAGGCTGTGGATTTGAGCAAAGGCACTACTTTTACGACTGTAAAGAGCGGAGAGGACCGCTACGCCGTCAATAAAATGAACAAATCTCTGGGAACAGTCCCGGTAACAAAGGCGGACAAGCTGTTCGTTCCGGTTTCTTTTGTCAGCGAAGTGCTGAACCAGAACATCTCCGTGGAGGGACAACAAATCATGGTATCATCTGCGGTGGAGCATCAGAATGAGACCGGCGTCATTACCGCCATTAATCAGGACAAAAAATATCCTTCGGTTCAAATCAAAGGAACAGGCACAGCCGGCCTCGTGCTGAACCTGGGCGAGGATACTGTTATAGCTGCGGCTGACGGTACCAAGCTTGATATCGCCGACCTGCAGATTGGCATGACCATTGAAGCGGAGCATGCGAACTTTGCAACCCTCAGCCTCCCGCCGCAGACTCCTGCCTACGCAATCACCGTCCAGGACAGCAAGCTGCAAAAGGATACGCTCGGTACACAAGGCATAGTTGAAGAAGTGCTAACATCTGAAGACGGCTCGCTCAGCATCCGGATCAAGGGCACCGGTCTTACTGATACGTCCCAAAGTGAAGTCGTACTCCGCATTAACGCTGACACCGCCATTGTTAATGAAAGCGGCGAGGCCGTTTCGGGCAGCTCACTGGTTCAGGGCGCACAAGTGATCGGCTTCTATAGTCCGGTCTTGACCCGGAGCCTGCCGCCTATCGGCACGGCCCTGAAGGTAGTAGTGGAAACCGTTCAGCAATAA
- a CDS encoding diguanylate cyclase — translation MPWMQGYPYYLLMGSVLSLYMSVSAYTHRHTPGRRFLWILMLLAGLIFAATAGEILSSSFEAKLWWKNVQQAPLFLSTIFTYAVVKEHLSHSSEGLVKRLALFCVPVIFDIVLIFTDSHHHLMRRSTAIDTVAGVSGIMVEPTALSMILIAYDQFFGLYAVFLLAASLRWTAKPYFRRNLVLLISLLIPVASIALLPLLRITITGFTAFMYLPPVIAAYFILFRVPQLALYPPPGNKIFENMKDGILLTDRYDQIIVVNETAEGMLPVLTGVQKNTWTGRSIYLMLEHYAEISSHYLQRIEGEFEIHPGGRQEACYGVSLIATERSKAEESGMLIVLSDLSEKKRYERELLYQATVDDLTGLYNRRHFMRLVQNYTLQEDIGTALLLFDIDDFKLINDTYGHLAGDQALVDFSRKILRVYHNNGISGRVGGEEFAVCFPAFSEQEALEEAERFRTTMSEHAVQLDNGRCIRLTVSIGIAYTERSDVTFEDLYREADEALYVSKSTGKNKVTLGRRPFPKNAVGG, via the coding sequence ATGCCGTGGATGCAGGGTTATCCCTATTATTTATTAATGGGCAGTGTTCTAAGTCTCTACATGAGCGTCAGTGCATACACTCACCGGCATACACCAGGAAGGCGCTTTTTATGGATCTTAATGCTGCTGGCCGGCCTGATATTTGCGGCAACAGCGGGGGAAATTCTTTCTTCAAGCTTTGAGGCCAAACTGTGGTGGAAGAATGTGCAGCAGGCCCCCTTATTTCTGAGTACAATATTCACTTATGCTGTCGTCAAGGAGCATCTATCCCATTCTTCGGAAGGGCTGGTCAAGAGACTTGCCTTATTTTGCGTTCCGGTGATCTTTGATATTGTGCTGATCTTCACAGATTCCCATCATCATCTGATGCGCAGGAGTACGGCCATTGATACGGTAGCCGGTGTGAGCGGAATTATGGTGGAGCCTACAGCTCTCAGCATGATTCTGATTGCCTATGACCAGTTTTTCGGCCTGTATGCAGTCTTTCTGCTGGCTGCTTCATTACGGTGGACGGCAAAACCGTATTTCCGCAGGAATCTGGTGCTGCTGATCTCACTTCTGATTCCGGTAGCCAGCATTGCCCTGCTTCCGTTGCTCCGGATAACGATTACCGGGTTTACGGCCTTCATGTATCTGCCTCCTGTTATTGCAGCGTATTTCATCCTGTTCCGTGTTCCGCAGCTTGCACTCTATCCGCCTCCGGGCAATAAAATCTTCGAGAACATGAAGGACGGAATCCTGCTGACAGACCGCTACGACCAGATTATTGTGGTCAATGAGACGGCAGAAGGAATGCTGCCGGTGCTGACAGGGGTGCAGAAGAATACGTGGACCGGCAGGAGCATCTATTTAATGCTGGAGCATTACGCTGAGATCTCTTCCCACTATCTGCAGCGGATTGAAGGGGAATTCGAGATTCATCCGGGCGGCCGGCAGGAAGCCTGCTACGGCGTATCTTTGATAGCTACAGAGCGTTCCAAGGCAGAGGAGAGCGGCATGCTTATCGTTCTCAGCGATCTAAGCGAGAAGAAGCGGTATGAGCGGGAGTTGCTGTATCAGGCAACCGTTGATGATCTGACCGGCCTGTACAACCGGAGACATTTCATGAGGCTGGTGCAGAATTACACGCTGCAGGAAGATATAGGGACAGCACTGCTGCTGTTCGACATCGATGATTTTAAATTGATTAACGATACATACGGACATCTGGCCGGTGATCAGGCACTGGTTGATTTCTCCCGCAAAATACTTAGGGTTTACCATAATAACGGCATTTCCGGCAGGGTGGGCGGCGAAGAGTTCGCTGTATGCTTCCCGGCGTTCAGTGAGCAGGAAGCGCTGGAGGAGGCGGAGCGTTTCCGCACCACGATGAGTGAGCATGCCGTTCAGCTGGACAATGGCCGCTGCATCAGGCTTACCGTCAGCATCGGGATTGCTTATACAGAACGCAGTGATGTTACATTCGAGGATTTGTACCGTGAAGCCGACGAGGCGCTTTATGTCTCCAAGTCCACAGGCAAAAACAAGGTGACGCTCGGCCGCCGGCCGTTTCCTAAAAATGCAGTTGGCGGATAG
- a CDS encoding diguanylate cyclase, producing MRRNRSSLISDLGFLGFLLLMFICIVFIAGSPDQYLQNIIILNIAFLLALVTYFTTVTAGLTLNLAFIFLYGFFVVYQTVTQGGTVGVDTYFWLIMTPLLTVVIWIFTSGVRELQAENERLEKKTSSLAAVDENTDLRNSISFQKDASLFTGISTRYEIPLTLLVIKVKYWSEIRRLIPEEQLSEAIYDVSQLSQSSIRTNDALYLLDKEDATWGLLLFTDSEGAKIVIERIKYKLQQLNDTGFSGKYKVNLGLKIGAVQYDPAAVENPFDFIVQAKKQLEYDV from the coding sequence GTGAGACGTAACCGCAGCAGCCTGATTTCGGATCTCGGGTTTCTCGGCTTTCTGCTGTTGATGTTCATCTGCATCGTGTTCATCGCCGGCTCCCCGGACCAGTATCTTCAGAATATCATCATTCTGAATATCGCTTTTCTGCTGGCGCTGGTCACGTATTTCACCACAGTTACCGCCGGGCTTACGCTGAACCTCGCCTTTATTTTCCTTTACGGCTTCTTTGTTGTCTATCAGACTGTAACTCAGGGCGGGACTGTAGGGGTGGACACTTATTTCTGGCTGATTATGACGCCGCTGCTTACAGTGGTCATCTGGATTTTTACTTCAGGCGTGCGGGAGCTGCAGGCCGAGAATGAGCGGCTGGAGAAGAAGACCAGCAGTCTAGCTGCGGTCGATGAGAATACGGATCTGCGGAACAGCATTTCTTTTCAAAAGGATGCCAGCCTGTTCACCGGAATATCAACCCGCTATGAAATTCCGCTCACCCTGCTGGTCATCAAAGTAAAATACTGGAGTGAAATCCGCCGCCTGATTCCTGAGGAACAGCTGTCGGAGGCGATTTATGATGTATCCCAGCTCAGCCAGTCCAGCATCCGGACCAATGACGCGCTCTATTTGCTCGACAAGGAGGATGCGACCTGGGGACTGCTGCTGTTCACGGACAGTGAAGGTGCCAAAATAGTCATTGAGCGGATCAAGTACAAGCTGCAGCAGCTGAATGACACAGGGTTCTCCGGTAAGTACAAAGTGAATCTGGGACTCAAGATCGGGGCGGTGCAGTATGATCCGGCGGCGGTCGAGAACCCGTTCGATTTCATTGTTCAGGCCAAAAAGCAGCTGGAGTACGATGTATAG